The Mesobacillus jeotgali genome window below encodes:
- a CDS encoding YneF family protein, with protein MWTYILVGILALIVGVALGFFIARKYMESYLKKNPPINEQMLKMMMMQMGMKPSQKKINQMMSAMNKQTGK; from the coding sequence ATGTGGACGTATATTCTAGTTGGTATACTGGCACTAATTGTCGGTGTAGCGCTAGGATTTTTCATTGCTCGTAAATACATGGAGAGCTACTTGAAGAAAAATCCGCCAATCAACGAACAAATGCTTAAAATGATGATGATGCAAATGGGAATGAAACCATCCCAGAAGAAGATCAATCAAATGATGTCAGCAATGAACAAGCAGACAGGAAAATAA
- a CDS encoding GNAT family N-acetyltransferase: MYQYFNRLVIREGTEGVPAEKVEKLFEDAGWARKTPVWQKEKYSLMFNNSTWAFTVWDQNEMVGMVRVISDRIMAANILDLAVLSDYQGKGIGQKLVQLCVQKLPHGDWFAHTSANNFSFYEKCGFEVKDPSQNGTCAYYGFIQARKDGHR, from the coding sequence ATGTATCAATATTTCAACCGGCTGGTCATTCGCGAAGGCACAGAAGGGGTACCGGCAGAAAAAGTGGAGAAACTTTTTGAAGACGCAGGGTGGGCGCGGAAAACTCCCGTATGGCAAAAAGAAAAGTACTCACTGATGTTCAATAATTCAACCTGGGCTTTTACAGTCTGGGATCAAAACGAAATGGTCGGGATGGTAAGGGTCATCTCGGACAGAATTATGGCTGCGAACATTTTGGACCTGGCAGTTTTATCAGATTACCAGGGAAAAGGGATTGGCCAGAAGCTTGTACAGCTTTGCGTACAAAAACTCCCACATGGAGACTGGTTTGCCCATACATCTGCTAATAATTTCAGCTTTTATGAGAAATGCGGTTTTGAGGTAAAGGATCCTTCTCAAAATGGAACCTGCGCGTATTATGGGTTTATCCAAGCACGTAAAGACGGACACAGATAG
- a CDS encoding DUF2750 domain-containing protein, protein MLSLNQHEFEVVIRQPANIRYEYFIKKVVDYEEIWGLYNEGWASAQDDKGNVLIPLYPNEQFAEAFAKYEWEGCRPKKIELEYFLEKWLPGMKSDGVKPSIFPTDTDSAVMDVDTLREDIEEELEKY, encoded by the coding sequence GTGCTGTCATTGAATCAACATGAATTTGAAGTAGTCATACGGCAGCCAGCAAATATCAGGTATGAATACTTCATCAAAAAGGTAGTAGATTATGAAGAAATATGGGGGCTTTATAATGAAGGTTGGGCATCTGCTCAAGATGACAAAGGCAATGTTCTGATTCCTTTGTACCCTAATGAGCAGTTCGCAGAAGCCTTTGCTAAATATGAATGGGAAGGCTGCAGGCCTAAGAAAATTGAATTGGAGTATTTCCTTGAAAAGTGGCTTCCAGGGATGAAGTCTGATGGAGTTAAGCCATCCATTTTCCCAACCGACACAGACTCTGCTGTAATGGATGTGGATACGCTGCGTGAAGATATTGAAGAGGAGCTGGAGAAGTACTAA
- a CDS encoding MFS transporter — MTRQTDEAAAVESKQGWLQPYVESPEKQKALYKRTLLIVVLSQIFGGAGLAAGITVGALLAKDMLGTDTVAGLPTALFTLGSAGAALIVGRLSQRYGRRAGLASGFLTGGIGAIGVIIAAVTNNIFLLFASLLVYGAGSATNLQARYAGTDLASSKQRATAVSIAMVSTTFGAVAGPNLVEAMGRFALSVGVPALSGPFILAAAAYIVAGLVLLVFLRPDPFVVARAIAVAERNAKTSSPDYVEETLVTDKRGIGVAALIMVLTQMVMVAIMTMTPVHMGSHGHGLSAVGMVIGFHIGAMYLPSLLTGVLVDKIGRATMAVASGVTLLLSGIMAAVAPGESMFWITLALILLGLGWNFGLISGTALLVDATNPTNRAKMQGTVDVLVALSGASGGMLSGMVVANSSFAFLSLAGGVLALVLIPFVIWSNKK, encoded by the coding sequence ATGACACGTCAAACTGATGAGGCAGCTGCGGTTGAAAGTAAACAGGGGTGGCTGCAGCCTTATGTAGAATCACCAGAAAAACAAAAAGCCTTATATAAAAGAACATTATTAATCGTGGTTTTATCACAGATTTTCGGTGGAGCAGGCCTTGCCGCCGGGATAACGGTCGGGGCCTTATTGGCGAAGGATATGCTTGGCACTGACACAGTGGCCGGTCTGCCGACTGCGCTTTTCACATTAGGTTCTGCCGGGGCAGCACTCATTGTCGGACGCCTGTCACAACGATATGGCAGGCGAGCTGGTCTTGCCTCTGGATTCTTAACTGGTGGAATCGGTGCGATTGGTGTCATCATAGCCGCAGTGACAAATAATATCTTTTTGCTTTTTGCGTCACTATTGGTTTATGGTGCGGGAAGTGCGACAAATTTACAGGCACGCTATGCAGGGACGGACCTGGCCAGTTCAAAACAGCGAGCGACTGCAGTCAGTATTGCAATGGTTTCGACTACGTTCGGTGCTGTAGCAGGCCCTAACCTTGTAGAGGCAATGGGGCGATTTGCGCTATCTGTAGGAGTTCCGGCACTGTCAGGGCCATTCATTCTCGCAGCTGCCGCCTATATTGTAGCAGGCTTGGTATTATTGGTCTTCCTTCGGCCAGATCCTTTTGTGGTTGCCAGGGCGATTGCAGTAGCTGAGCGAAATGCTAAAACCAGTTCGCCTGATTATGTAGAAGAAACCCTCGTTACAGATAAGCGTGGAATAGGAGTTGCAGCGCTTATTATGGTGCTCACTCAAATGGTGATGGTAGCGATCATGACGATGACTCCAGTCCATATGGGCAGTCATGGACATGGTTTAAGCGCCGTTGGTATGGTCATTGGATTCCACATCGGTGCAATGTATCTGCCGTCTTTATTGACTGGTGTTCTTGTTGATAAAATCGGGCGTGCGACAATGGCGGTAGCTTCAGGTGTCACACTGCTGTTATCCGGCATTATGGCTGCTGTCGCTCCTGGTGAATCAATGTTCTGGATCACCCTTGCTCTCATTCTTCTCGGGCTCGGCTGGAACTTCGGACTAATCAGCGGAACTGCTCTTCTTGTCGATGCGACAAATCCGACGAACCGTGCAAAAATGCAAGGGACTGTTGATGTGTTAGTCGCGTTGTCAGGGGCATCCGGCGGAATGCTTTCCGGCATGGTTGTTGCGAATTCAAGCTTTGCCTTTCTGTCGCTTGCAGGAGGAGTGCTGGCATTAGTATTGATACCATTTGTAATATGGTCAAATAAAAAATAA
- a CDS encoding Type 1 glutamine amidotransferase-like domain-containing protein — MSKLVILSDLRYLHSDLKKKINELTSQKSFKLAYIPSQTDKERWYFEKAKPEFKELGITEFFYFDVDQEFDWSQIEEFKNCDGIFLSGGNTYLFLKNLQEKKIVSFITEMVEKGKLLIGVSAGSIIMSKSIKIAEFHDQNEVQLSDLTGLGMVNFEFMPHWNREKGQQDALSNYSLYQEESIFTCNDGDGIIIDGGKVEFYGDIKEIRKGAWL; from the coding sequence ATGAGTAAATTAGTGATTTTGAGTGATTTAAGATATCTTCATAGCGATTTAAAGAAAAAAATCAATGAATTAACAAGCCAGAAGTCTTTTAAATTGGCTTATATCCCATCGCAAACGGATAAAGAGAGATGGTATTTTGAAAAAGCCAAGCCAGAGTTTAAAGAATTGGGTATTACGGAATTCTTTTATTTTGATGTTGACCAAGAGTTTGATTGGTCTCAGATTGAAGAGTTTAAAAACTGTGACGGCATTTTTCTGTCAGGGGGGAATACGTATCTATTTTTGAAAAACTTGCAGGAAAAGAAAATCGTTTCGTTTATTACGGAAATGGTGGAAAAAGGGAAGCTCTTAATCGGAGTCAGTGCCGGAAGTATAATTATGTCCAAGAGTATCAAGATTGCCGAATTCCATGATCAAAATGAAGTCCAGCTATCGGACTTAACTGGGTTAGGAATGGTGAATTTTGAATTCATGCCACATTGGAATAGAGAGAAAGGTCAGCAAGACGCACTGTCCAACTATTCGCTTTACCAGGAAGAGAGCATTTTTACATGTAATGATGGTGATGGAATTATCATTGATGGAGGCAAGGTCGAGTTTTACGGTGATATAAAAGAAATCCGAAAAGGTGCATGGCTATAA
- a CDS encoding response regulator, which yields MGKRVLVAEDEQRISQLLKMYLERESFVVEVADNGEAALEIAMKEPFDVIILDILMPGMNGFSVLEEIRKTKDTPVIMLSAKGEANDLKRGEELGASEYILKPFSPKDVVSKIKGLI from the coding sequence ATGGGAAAGAGAGTGCTAGTTGCTGAGGACGAACAAAGAATTAGCCAATTATTAAAAATGTACTTAGAAAGAGAATCGTTTGTGGTTGAAGTTGCAGACAACGGAGAAGCAGCTTTGGAGATCGCGATGAAGGAACCCTTTGACGTCATCATTCTGGACATATTAATGCCTGGAATGAATGGTTTTTCAGTGTTGGAGGAAATCAGGAAGACAAAGGACACACCAGTCATCATGCTTTCTGCTAAAGGAGAAGCCAATGACCTTAAACGAGGAGAAGAATTAGGAGCCAGCGAATACATTTTAAAACCGTTCAGCCCAAAAGATGTTGTTTCGAAAATTAAAGGACTAATCTAG
- a CDS encoding methyltransferase domain-containing protein yields MGREFIPLFDDWAEFYENTVSGLDIEYREVFENYDKILETVAIKSNNTVLEFGVGTGNLTEKLISLGRVVYGVEPSKVMREKTKERFKDLHLYDGDFLNFPELRGKVDSIVSTYAFHHLTDEEKDTALKLYSTLLGDQGKIVFADTAFVNEEHREEQHRIVKEQGYENLFADLKREYYTTLEILERLFEKNGFQVSFEKMNSYVWLMEAVRVSKI; encoded by the coding sequence ATGGGTCGGGAATTTATCCCCTTATTTGATGATTGGGCAGAATTTTACGAGAACACAGTGTCTGGGCTTGATATTGAATACAGAGAGGTATTTGAAAATTATGATAAAATATTAGAAACAGTTGCCATAAAGTCTAACAATACAGTTTTGGAGTTTGGAGTAGGTACAGGGAATCTGACCGAAAAGCTGATTTCATTAGGAAGAGTTGTATATGGAGTAGAGCCTTCCAAAGTGATGAGAGAAAAAACAAAAGAACGTTTCAAGGATTTGCATTTATACGATGGGGATTTCCTAAACTTCCCGGAGCTTCGTGGAAAAGTAGATTCGATCGTAAGCACGTATGCATTCCATCATTTAACAGATGAAGAAAAGGATACAGCCCTCAAGTTGTACAGCACACTCTTGGGTGACCAAGGGAAAATTGTGTTTGCTGATACTGCTTTTGTAAATGAAGAACACCGGGAAGAACAGCATCGAATCGTAAAAGAGCAGGGATATGAAAATCTGTTTGCTGATCTAAAAAGAGAGTACTATACAACGCTCGAAATTTTGGAGAGGCTTTTCGAGAAAAACGGATTTCAGGTTTCTTTTGAAAAAATGAACTCTTATGTTTGGCTGATGGAAGCTGTTAGAGTAAGTAAAATTTAA
- the mtnN gene encoding 5'-methylthioadenosine/S-adenosylhomocysteine nucleosidase — protein MRVGIIGAMDEEVDLLRSKLEDREDTILAGSEFYQGKIDSLEVVLLKSGIGKVNAALGTALLIEKFEPNVIINTGSAGGFHKDLNVGDVVISTEVRHHDVDVTIFGYEYGQVPRMPAYFAPDDKLVAAAVKSAEQIDGIQVVNGLIASGDSFMNDPERVEFIRTKLPDLYAAEMEAAAIAQVAYQFEKPFVIIRSLSDIAGKESNISFDQFLETAAKNSAELILLMLEELKK, from the coding sequence ATGAGAGTTGGAATAATCGGAGCAATGGATGAAGAGGTTGATTTACTGCGCAGCAAGCTAGAGGATCGGGAAGATACGATTCTAGCAGGAAGCGAATTTTATCAAGGGAAGATTGATAGTTTAGAAGTTGTGCTTTTGAAATCTGGCATCGGAAAAGTGAACGCGGCATTGGGAACGGCATTGTTGATTGAGAAATTCGAGCCGAATGTCATTATCAATACTGGATCTGCAGGCGGCTTCCACAAGGATCTCAATGTAGGGGATGTGGTCATTTCTACTGAAGTGAGACACCATGACGTTGATGTTACGATTTTTGGGTATGAATATGGCCAGGTCCCGAGGATGCCAGCATATTTTGCTCCGGATGATAAGCTTGTAGCTGCAGCAGTAAAGAGCGCAGAACAAATTGATGGTATCCAGGTTGTTAATGGATTGATCGCATCTGGCGATTCCTTTATGAATGATCCAGAGAGGGTTGAATTCATCAGGACAAAACTGCCCGATTTGTATGCTGCCGAAATGGAGGCAGCAGCAATCGCGCAGGTAGCATATCAATTTGAAAAACCATTTGTCATTATCAGGTCGCTCTCCGATATTGCCGGCAAAGAGTCGAATATTTCATTTGACCAATTCTTGGAAACAGCAGCGAAAAATTCCGCAGAACTGATTTTACTAATGTTAGAGGAGTTGAAGAAGTAA
- a CDS encoding S-ribosylhomocysteine lyase: MVKKMNVESFNLDHTKVVAPYIRLAGTTQGANGDVIHKYDIRFCQPNKEHMEMPGLHSLEHLMAENIRNHHGSVVDISPMGCQTGFYLSVINHDDYDNILEVLEETLKDVLEADEVPACNEIQCGWAASHSLEGAKEIAAKMLEKKDEWRQVFAE, from the coding sequence ATGGTAAAGAAAATGAATGTTGAAAGTTTTAATTTAGATCACACGAAGGTGGTTGCACCATATATCCGTTTGGCAGGAACAACACAGGGTGCCAATGGCGATGTCATCCACAAATATGATATTCGCTTCTGCCAGCCGAACAAGGAGCATATGGAGATGCCTGGCCTTCACTCACTAGAACATTTAATGGCAGAAAACATTCGCAATCACCATGGAAGTGTCGTTGATATTAGTCCAATGGGCTGCCAGACTGGTTTTTATTTGTCAGTGATCAACCATGATGACTACGACAATATTTTAGAAGTATTAGAAGAAACTCTTAAAGATGTGCTTGAAGCGGATGAGGTTCCTGCCTGCAATGAAATCCAGTGCGGATGGGCAGCAAGCCACAGCCTTGAGGGAGCAAAAGAAATTGCAGCAAAAATGCTGGAAAAGAAAGATGAATGGCGCCAGGTATTTGCTGAATAA
- a CDS encoding cysteine synthase family protein, protein MTVYRSIHELIGNTPMVELTQFHLPNDVRLYAKLEYLNPGGSIKDRLGVEMLDEALRTGKLEKGGTLIEPTAGNTGIGLALAAINKGIDVIFVVPEKFSIEKQTVMRALGANIIHTPTSDGMEGAIRKTEQLLAEIPNSYSPSQFSNPSNPETYYKTLGPEIWKDLDGRINIFIAGAGTGGTFMGTAKFLKEKNPMIKTVIVEPEGSILNGGESGPHKTEGIGMEFLPPYMDSALFNEIYTISDKDAFDTVKELSAREGILAASSSGAVLHAALQEARKAPPGTNIVTVFPDGSERYLSKKIYEGGI, encoded by the coding sequence ATGACGGTTTACCGCAGTATCCATGAATTGATAGGCAATACACCTATGGTTGAACTTACCCAATTCCATTTGCCAAACGATGTCCGCTTATACGCAAAGCTGGAATACTTAAACCCAGGAGGCAGCATTAAAGACCGGCTGGGAGTAGAGATGCTCGACGAGGCATTACGTACAGGCAAGTTGGAAAAAGGCGGCACTCTGATTGAGCCAACTGCTGGGAACACGGGGATCGGGCTGGCGTTGGCAGCAATCAACAAAGGCATTGATGTTATCTTTGTAGTGCCAGAAAAATTCAGCATTGAAAAACAAACGGTGATGAGGGCTCTCGGTGCAAACATCATCCATACACCTACATCGGATGGGATGGAAGGAGCAATCCGCAAAACGGAACAATTGCTTGCAGAAATCCCTAATTCCTACTCACCATCTCAATTTTCCAATCCGTCAAATCCAGAAACTTATTATAAAACGCTGGGACCAGAGATTTGGAAAGACTTGGATGGCAGAATTAATATTTTCATAGCAGGAGCGGGAACCGGAGGAACATTTATGGGTACTGCAAAGTTTTTAAAAGAGAAAAATCCAATGATAAAGACCGTCATTGTTGAACCAGAAGGATCAATTCTAAATGGAGGAGAGTCTGGTCCCCATAAAACAGAAGGAATCGGAATGGAATTCCTTCCGCCATATATGGACTCTGCTTTATTCAATGAGATCTATACCATTTCGGATAAAGATGCATTTGACACCGTGAAGGAGCTCTCGGCTAGAGAGGGAATACTTGCTGCAAGCTCGTCTGGCGCAGTTCTTCACGCAGCTTTACAAGAAGCACGAAAAGCCCCTCCTGGCACAAACATCGTTACCGTCTTTCCGGACGGCAGTGAGCGTTACTTAAGCAAAAAAATCTATGAGGGGGGAATTTAA
- a CDS encoding bifunctional cystathionine gamma-lyase/homocysteine desulfhydrase: MKRKTKMIHGGIPGDKTTGAVSFPIYQVSTYKQDDVGVHKGYEYSRTGNPTRFALEELIKDLEEGKRGFAFGSGMAAITAVMMLFNSGDHIILTDDVYGGTYRVMNKVLNRIGIESTFVDTTDLEAVKAAIQPNTKALYIETPTNPLLKVTDIKACAELAKEHGLLTIVDNTFSTPYWQTPLTLGADMVLHSATKYLGGHSDVVAGLVVVNDDQLAEDLHFVQNSTGGILGPQDSWLLIRGIKTLGLRMEAHEANTKKIVEFLSDHKGVEKIYYPGLETHPQHAIAKEQAGGFGGMVSFDVGSAEKAAEVLCKVKYFTLAESLGAVESLISVPAKMTHASIPAERRAELGITNGLIRISVGIEDAEDLIEDLKQALQ, encoded by the coding sequence ATGAAACGTAAAACTAAAATGATACACGGCGGTATTCCCGGAGATAAAACGACAGGCGCGGTTTCATTTCCAATTTATCAGGTAAGTACTTACAAACAAGATGATGTAGGAGTCCATAAAGGATATGAATATTCACGGACAGGTAATCCAACCAGGTTTGCTTTAGAGGAGTTGATCAAGGATCTGGAGGAAGGGAAAAGAGGATTTGCCTTTGGTTCTGGAATGGCGGCAATCACAGCCGTGATGATGCTCTTTAATTCAGGAGACCACATCATTTTGACTGATGATGTTTATGGCGGGACTTACAGGGTGATGAACAAGGTCCTTAACCGGATTGGCATTGAGTCAACATTTGTGGATACTACAGACCTTGAAGCAGTAAAGGCTGCGATTCAGCCAAATACAAAGGCACTATATATCGAGACACCTACAAATCCGCTTTTAAAAGTAACGGACATTAAAGCCTGTGCAGAGCTGGCAAAAGAACATGGATTGCTGACCATTGTCGACAATACATTCAGCACGCCATACTGGCAGACGCCGCTCACTCTTGGTGCTGATATGGTCCTTCATTCTGCGACTAAGTATCTAGGCGGCCACAGTGATGTAGTGGCAGGATTGGTCGTCGTGAATGATGACCAGCTGGCTGAGGACCTGCATTTTGTCCAAAACTCTACCGGCGGGATTCTTGGGCCGCAGGATTCCTGGCTGCTAATACGGGGTATTAAAACTTTGGGCCTCCGGATGGAAGCGCACGAGGCAAACACGAAGAAAATTGTCGAGTTTCTCTCAGATCACAAAGGTGTTGAAAAGATCTATTATCCCGGTCTGGAAACGCATCCTCAGCATGCCATCGCAAAAGAACAGGCAGGAGGATTCGGAGGCATGGTCAGCTTTGACGTTGGAAGCGCTGAAAAAGCGGCTGAGGTGTTATGCAAAGTAAAATACTTCACACTTGCTGAGAGTCTCGGCGCAGTGGAAAGCTTAATATCTGTTCCGGCCAAAATGACCCATGCATCCATACCTGCTGAGCGCAGAGCGGAACTGGGCATTACTAATGGGTTAATCCGCATTTCCGTCGGTATTGAAGATGCAGAAGACCTGATAGAGGATTTGAAACAGGCATTGCAATAG
- a CDS encoding nucleobase:cation symporter-2 family protein, which produces MKQNPFKIASLGIQHVLAMYAGAVIVPLIVGGALGLTGEQLTYLVSIDIFMCGIATLLQVWRNQFFGIGLPVVLGCTFTAVGPMIAIGGQYGISAIYGSILVSGIFVVAISKFFGKLVRFFPPVVTGSVVTIIGITLIPVAMNNMAGGQGSPDFGSLSNIGLAFGTLLFIIVLFRFFKGFVRSIAILLGLVAGTAVAYFMGMVNFTAVADASWLHMPAPFYFGLPTFEVSAILTMVLVAMVSLVESTGVYFALGDICEEKLEEKDLASGYRAEGLAIILGAFFNAFPYTTYSQNVGLLQLSGVKTKNVIYTAGAFLVLLGLVPKIGALTTIIPTPVLGGAMIAMFGMVVAYGIKMLSKVDFASQENLLIIACSVGMGLGVTAVPKLFSQMPSSIRILTDNGIVAGSLTAIALNLVFNVFKANKAAHKVSFAEQKAS; this is translated from the coding sequence ATGAAACAGAATCCTTTTAAGATAGCTTCATTAGGAATTCAGCATGTACTTGCGATGTATGCTGGAGCCGTGATTGTTCCTCTGATTGTTGGAGGAGCTCTCGGTTTGACAGGAGAACAGTTGACTTACTTAGTTTCGATTGATATTTTCATGTGCGGTATTGCAACGCTTCTGCAGGTATGGAGAAATCAATTTTTCGGTATCGGTCTTCCAGTCGTTCTTGGCTGCACCTTCACAGCCGTAGGACCTATGATCGCTATTGGCGGACAATATGGTATATCAGCAATTTACGGATCCATCCTTGTTTCAGGGATATTTGTGGTCGCGATTTCAAAATTCTTTGGAAAGCTAGTCAGGTTCTTCCCTCCAGTTGTAACCGGATCTGTTGTAACGATAATTGGGATCACTTTAATCCCTGTTGCGATGAATAACATGGCAGGCGGCCAGGGCAGTCCTGACTTTGGCTCTCTTTCCAATATCGGACTCGCCTTTGGTACTTTGCTGTTCATTATTGTGCTATTCCGTTTCTTTAAAGGATTTGTTCGTTCTATAGCTATTTTGTTAGGATTAGTCGCTGGAACGGCAGTTGCATATTTTATGGGAATGGTGAATTTCACAGCAGTCGCAGACGCTTCCTGGCTTCATATGCCAGCTCCATTCTACTTCGGCCTGCCAACCTTTGAAGTATCAGCAATCCTGACGATGGTCCTGGTTGCCATGGTTAGTCTTGTTGAGTCAACAGGAGTATACTTTGCTCTTGGTGATATTTGTGAAGAAAAGCTGGAAGAGAAAGATCTTGCTAGCGGGTATCGCGCCGAGGGACTTGCGATTATCCTCGGAGCATTCTTTAATGCTTTTCCTTATACCACTTATTCACAAAACGTTGGACTTCTTCAGCTGTCCGGAGTCAAAACAAAGAATGTGATCTACACAGCAGGAGCCTTCCTTGTACTGCTTGGACTTGTGCCGAAAATCGGCGCATTAACCACCATCATACCAACCCCTGTTCTTGGAGGGGCTATGATTGCCATGTTCGGTATGGTCGTTGCATATGGAATTAAGATGCTAAGCAAAGTAGATTTTGCATCACAGGAAAATCTATTGATCATTGCTTGCTCGGTTGGAATGGGACTCGGTGTGACAGCCGTGCCGAAATTATTCTCACAAATGCCTTCAAGCATCAGAATCCTGACAGATAACGGAATCGTTGCAGGGAGCTTAACAGCGATTGCCTTGAATTTAGTGTTCAATGTGTTCAAAGCTAATAAAGCTGCACATAAGGTTTCTTTTGCTGAGCAGAAGGCCTCTTAA